From a region of the Acidimicrobiia bacterium genome:
- a CDS encoding alpha/beta hydrolase domain-containing protein yields the protein MNLPSIEGPVTGGNGPFVGGVAAGLAEHDYTQTEYFLAGTADAYEVTGDGATKTVDSADYRTRILVYRPADAARFNGTVVVEWLNVSGGVDGSPDWTFLHREMMRSGYAWVGVSAQSVGVHGGQSLVATANAMGLTEVDPERYGPLAHPGDVFSFDIYTQAGAVARGVPGTALAELPVERVIAIGESQSAMRLTAYVNVVDAIAQEYDGFFVHARGRSGSPLDASGPMRDPSAPPEPFREGLRVPVLCFEAETDLIGLGYYPARQPDNDKFRLWEVAGTSHADVYTFIAGFVDSGALPITELAALWAPTTSPMGFELDQPINTGPQHYVLQAALAHFDRWLRDGTAPPSAPRLEVQPGEPATSFVVDEHGIARGGIRTPHVDVPIATLSGLGNGGAAISFLCGTTIPFSAEKLASLYTSKRDYCAKFDAATDAAVAAGFFLEADAPEIKAIAAELYRG from the coding sequence ATGAATCTTCCGAGCATCGAAGGGCCGGTCACCGGGGGGAACGGCCCCTTCGTCGGCGGAGTTGCGGCGGGCCTCGCCGAGCACGACTACACGCAGACGGAGTACTTCCTCGCCGGCACCGCCGACGCGTACGAGGTCACCGGCGACGGTGCGACGAAGACGGTCGACTCCGCCGACTACCGCACGCGCATCCTCGTCTACCGCCCGGCCGACGCCGCGCGCTTCAACGGCACCGTCGTCGTCGAGTGGCTGAACGTGAGTGGCGGGGTCGACGGATCACCCGACTGGACGTTCCTGCACCGCGAGATGATGCGGAGCGGGTACGCCTGGGTCGGCGTGTCGGCGCAGTCGGTGGGCGTGCACGGTGGCCAATCCCTCGTCGCAACCGCGAACGCGATGGGTCTCACGGAAGTGGATCCCGAGCGCTACGGGCCGCTCGCGCATCCCGGCGACGTCTTCTCCTTCGACATCTACACCCAAGCCGGGGCGGTTGCCCGGGGCGTCCCCGGAACTGCGCTCGCCGAGCTCCCGGTGGAGCGCGTGATCGCGATCGGCGAGTCGCAGTCGGCGATGCGGCTCACCGCCTACGTCAACGTGGTCGACGCGATCGCGCAGGAGTACGACGGCTTCTTCGTGCACGCGCGGGGTCGCTCGGGGTCACCGCTCGACGCGAGCGGGCCGATGCGCGACCCGTCGGCGCCACCCGAGCCCTTCCGCGAGGGCCTGCGCGTACCCGTGCTCTGCTTCGAGGCCGAGACCGACCTCATCGGCTTGGGCTACTACCCGGCGCGCCAGCCCGACAACGACAAGTTCCGCTTGTGGGAGGTGGCGGGCACGTCGCATGCCGACGTGTACACGTTCATTGCGGGTTTCGTCGACAGCGGTGCGCTCCCGATCACCGAGCTCGCCGCGCTGTGGGCGCCGACGACGTCGCCGATGGGCTTCGAGCTGGACCAGCCCATCAACACCGGTCCGCAGCACTACGTGCTCCAGGCCGCGCTCGCGCACTTCGACCGCTGGCTGCGCGACGGCACGGCGCCACCGTCCGCACCGCGGCTCGAAGTACAGCCGGGTGAACCGGCCACGTCGTTCGTCGTCGACGAGCACGGCATCGCGCGCGGCGGCATTCGCACACCGCACGTCGACGTGCCGATCGCGACACTGTCGGGTCTCGGCAACGGCGGTGCAGCGATCTCGTTCTTGTGCGGCACGACGATCCCGTTCAGCGCGGAGAAGCTCGCCTCGCTCTACACCAGCAAGCGCGACTACTGCGCGAAGTTCGACGCGGCCACCGACGCCGCCGTCGCCGCCGGCTTCTTCCTCGAAGCCGACGCCCCCGAGATCAAGGCGATCGCCGCCGAGCTCTACCGCGGTTAG
- a CDS encoding ABC transporter permease, translating to MSRARELFSVAATGIAARKVRTLLILLGPVAGVAAMVGAVGLTESAKGDLREKLAELGTSLITAEAAGTFGQQNPTLPKDAVHRVEALPTVMRASAVSEIAGVVTLPNAGSADFYQAFPVPVLAADGALPGVLEVPLRSGRWLRQGDRKNKARAVVIGAGLADQYAVVPGEIRTITLNEIDYGVVGVLDPVALDPNLDNAAFVTQWSAKHDFDTEGEPTKMYIRAAGGTTNETNDAIATAISLGGTDEVSTKIPSDALEASAQADKTLQQTALFAGLLALAIGGLGIANVMSISVIQRSSEIGIRRALGSTRSLIALQFLLEALFVGILGGVIGALVGVGVVYLVSGLADWVVVINYGKMPLWIGLAVGVSVVAGLYPSVKAARLEPLETLRLG from the coding sequence GTGAGCCGCGCCCGCGAGCTGTTCTCGGTCGCGGCCACAGGGATCGCCGCCCGCAAGGTGCGCACCCTGCTGATCCTGCTCGGGCCGGTCGCGGGCGTCGCCGCGATGGTCGGCGCAGTGGGTCTCACGGAGTCCGCCAAGGGCGACCTCCGCGAGAAGCTCGCCGAGCTCGGTACCAGCCTGATCACCGCCGAAGCGGCGGGCACGTTCGGCCAACAGAACCCCACGTTGCCGAAGGACGCGGTGCACCGGGTCGAAGCGTTGCCGACGGTGATGCGCGCGTCGGCGGTCTCGGAGATCGCCGGTGTCGTGACGCTCCCGAACGCGGGTTCCGCGGACTTCTACCAGGCGTTTCCCGTGCCGGTGCTCGCCGCCGACGGTGCGTTGCCGGGCGTGCTCGAGGTCCCGTTGCGCAGCGGTCGTTGGTTGCGCCAAGGCGATCGGAAGAACAAGGCGCGGGCGGTGGTGATCGGGGCCGGGCTCGCCGATCAATACGCAGTCGTGCCCGGCGAGATCCGCACGATCACCCTCAACGAGATCGACTACGGCGTCGTCGGCGTGCTCGACCCAGTCGCGCTCGACCCGAACCTCGACAACGCCGCGTTCGTGACGCAGTGGTCCGCCAAGCACGACTTCGACACCGAGGGTGAGCCCACCAAGATGTACATACGCGCCGCCGGCGGGACCACCAACGAGACCAACGACGCGATCGCCACTGCTATCAGCCTCGGCGGCACCGACGAGGTCTCGACGAAGATCCCGAGCGATGCGCTGGAGGCGTCGGCCCAGGCCGACAAGACACTCCAGCAGACGGCCCTCTTCGCCGGGTTACTCGCGCTCGCGATCGGCGGGCTCGGGATCGCCAACGTGATGTCGATCTCGGTGATCCAACGCTCGTCGGAGATCGGGATCCGGCGCGCCCTCGGGAGCACGCGCTCCTTGATCGCGCTCCAGTTCCTGCTCGAAGCGCTGTTCGTCGGGATCCTCGGCGGTGTGATCGGGGCGCTCGTCGGTGTCGGGGTGGTGTACCTCGTCTCCGGTCTCGCCGATTGGGTCGTCGTGATCAACTACGGGAAGATGCCCCTCTGGATCGGGCTGGCCGTGGGTGTGTCCGTCGTCGCCGGGCTCTACCCCTCGGTGAAGGCGGCCCGCCTGGAGCCGCTGGAGACCCTCCGCCTCGGGTGA
- a CDS encoding adenylate/guanylate cyclase domain-containing protein, whose protein sequence is MRVHRCFAFVDMCGFTRMNDTLGDEEAVAVLSTFRALVRRLAPDHGIRVGKWFGDGCMFVSTEVRPIVAGMLDLTEQLESADIVLPLRTGIAAGPVILFEGDDFIGMAINLASRLCDAAGPGEILATTAVAAAVGEEFGAVPLGYRPIPGIVQPMEVWRIPVPEREGDLPLSFAE, encoded by the coding sequence ATGCGGGTCCACCGGTGCTTTGCGTTCGTCGACATGTGTGGGTTCACCCGTATGAACGACACGCTGGGCGACGAGGAAGCGGTCGCGGTGCTCTCCACGTTCCGGGCGTTGGTGCGCCGGCTTGCTCCTGACCACGGGATCCGGGTGGGCAAGTGGTTCGGTGACGGCTGCATGTTCGTCTCCACCGAAGTTCGCCCGATCGTGGCCGGCATGCTCGATCTCACGGAGCAGCTCGAGAGCGCCGACATCGTGCTCCCGCTTCGCACGGGAATCGCGGCCGGTCCGGTGATCCTCTTCGAGGGCGACGACTTCATCGGGATGGCGATCAACCTCGCGTCGCGTCTCTGCGATGCGGCGGGGCCCGGTGAGATCCTCGCGACGACCGCGGTTGCGGCGGCGGTGGGCGAAGAGTTCGGCGCCGTACCGCTCGGGTACCGGCCGATCCCGGGGATCGTGCAGCCCATGGAGGTGTGGCGCATCCCGGTGCCCGAGCGCGAGGGCGACCTCCCGCTCAGCTTCGCCGAGTGA
- the meaB gene encoding methylmalonyl Co-A mutase-associated GTPase MeaB, giving the protein MTSPVAALVDATGHGDRAALARLLTIVESGGEAARDALAALPPTAAGHAAVVGLTGAPGAGKSTLTDGLVGRLRGAGERVAVIAVDPTSPFTGGAILGDRVRMQDHDTDDGVFVRSMATRGELGGLSRAAPHAVRVLDAAGYAWILVETVGVGQVEVAVAGTADTTVVVVTPGWGDAIQASKAGLLEIGDVFVVNKADRGGVEVTVNDLHGMLMLGASVEEPQDGPREWVPPIVPTVAIEGRGLDELVDAVTGHRRYLEASGELARRRELRVRDELRGIVLERVAKRADDICSGARFDSVAARVAAGVVDPYTAATELVDDQT; this is encoded by the coding sequence GTGACGTCGCCGGTCGCGGCGCTGGTCGACGCGACAGGCCACGGCGACCGCGCCGCACTCGCCAGACTCCTCACCATCGTCGAGTCGGGCGGTGAGGCCGCGCGTGACGCGCTCGCAGCATTGCCGCCCACCGCGGCCGGGCATGCTGCCGTCGTCGGCCTCACCGGAGCGCCCGGTGCGGGCAAGTCCACGCTCACCGACGGACTCGTCGGCCGGCTCCGCGGTGCCGGTGAGCGCGTTGCGGTGATCGCGGTCGATCCAACGAGCCCGTTCACCGGCGGTGCGATCCTCGGCGACCGCGTGCGCATGCAGGACCACGACACCGACGACGGCGTCTTCGTCCGTTCGATGGCGACGCGCGGGGAGCTCGGCGGACTCTCGCGCGCGGCACCGCACGCGGTGCGCGTGCTCGATGCCGCGGGCTACGCGTGGATCCTCGTCGAGACGGTGGGAGTCGGTCAGGTCGAGGTGGCCGTGGCCGGAACCGCCGATACGACCGTTGTCGTCGTCACGCCCGGTTGGGGCGACGCGATCCAGGCCAGCAAGGCCGGCCTGCTCGAGATCGGCGACGTGTTCGTCGTGAACAAGGCCGATCGCGGTGGCGTCGAGGTGACCGTCAACGACCTGCACGGGATGTTGATGCTGGGCGCCTCGGTGGAGGAACCGCAGGACGGACCACGGGAGTGGGTGCCTCCCATCGTGCCCACCGTCGCCATCGAGGGTCGCGGTCTCGACGAGCTGGTCGACGCGGTGACCGGCCACCGGCGCTACCTCGAGGCGTCCGGGGAACTGGCCCGTCGGCGCGAACTGCGCGTTCGGGACGAGTTGCGCGGGATCGTGCTCGAGCGGGTGGCCAAGCGCGCCGATGACATCTGCAGCGGAGCCCGCTTCGATAGCGTGGCTGCTCGAGTCGCTGCGGGGGTTGTCGATCCCTACACTGCGGCGACCGAATTGGTCGATGACCAAACCTGA
- a CDS encoding enoyl-CoA hydratase/isomerase family protein, whose amino-acid sequence MADPILQSERRDGIALLRLNRPPLNPLSIALLEEIAAHADVLAHDDDLKAVVVTGNAKALAAGADVSEFTEVDAAPRVTAAFRAAFDALGSIPRPVIAAIEGFALGGGFELALACDLRVAGDGVRLGFPEIQLGIFPGAGGTQRLSRLVGPARAKDLIWSGRHVKADEAVALGLVDRVVPAGGALDAALEWAASLGAGAVVAMGIAKRVIDEGFDLPLGDALDLEAGGFAEVFETEDATTGIQSFLADGPGKATFSGR is encoded by the coding sequence GTGGCCGATCCGATCTTGCAGTCGGAACGGCGCGATGGCATCGCGCTGCTCCGGCTCAACCGCCCGCCGCTGAACCCGCTGTCGATCGCGCTGCTCGAAGAGATCGCCGCGCACGCCGACGTGCTCGCGCACGACGACGACCTGAAGGCCGTCGTCGTGACCGGCAACGCGAAAGCGCTCGCCGCGGGTGCCGACGTCTCGGAGTTCACCGAGGTTGACGCAGCGCCGCGCGTCACGGCCGCGTTCCGCGCCGCGTTCGATGCGCTCGGATCGATCCCGCGGCCGGTGATCGCGGCGATCGAGGGCTTCGCGCTGGGTGGCGGCTTCGAGCTCGCGCTGGCGTGCGACCTGCGCGTTGCCGGTGACGGCGTGCGTCTCGGCTTTCCCGAGATCCAACTCGGCATCTTCCCGGGCGCGGGTGGTACGCAGCGGCTGTCGAGGCTCGTCGGGCCCGCGCGGGCGAAGGACCTCATCTGGAGCGGTCGGCACGTCAAGGCCGACGAGGCGGTCGCGCTCGGGCTCGTCGACCGCGTCGTGCCCGCGGGCGGTGCGCTCGACGCCGCGCTCGAGTGGGCGGCGTCGCTCGGCGCGGGCGCGGTCGTCGCGATGGGGATCGCCAAGCGCGTGATCGACGAGGGCTTCGACCTCCCGCTCGGCGATGCGCTCGATCTCGAGGCCGGCGGCTTTGCCGAGGTCTTCGAGACCGAGGATGCCACCACCGGCATCCAGAGCTTCCTCGCCGACGGCCCCGGCAAAGCAACCTTCTCCGGCCGCTGA
- a CDS encoding 3-hydroxybutyryl-CoA dehydrogenase gives MGIERVGVVGAGLMGSGIAEVCARAGADVIVCETDAKTSAAGLERIETSLSRAVRSGKLDETGSEAVLARLLLTTDLGDLADRELVIEAIIESVDEKLEVFGKLDKILEDDEAILASNTSSIPIMKIAMATQRPESVLGLHFFNPVPVQHLVELIPSIVTSEAAADQVEEFVTTKLDKRVIRSRDRAGFIVNFLFVPYVLSAIRMLDSGFASADDIDAGMVEGCSHPMGPLALADLIGLDTIKAVADSMYEEFKEPLYSAPPLLRRMVEAGLLGRKRGRGFFDYAK, from the coding sequence GTGGGAATCGAGCGGGTCGGCGTCGTCGGCGCCGGGCTCATGGGTTCCGGGATCGCGGAAGTGTGCGCGAGGGCCGGGGCCGACGTGATCGTGTGCGAGACCGACGCCAAGACCTCTGCCGCGGGGCTCGAGCGCATCGAGACGTCGCTGTCCCGTGCGGTGCGGAGCGGCAAGCTCGACGAGACGGGGAGCGAGGCCGTCCTCGCCCGCTTGCTGCTCACCACCGACCTCGGCGACCTCGCCGACCGTGAGCTCGTCATCGAGGCCATCATCGAGTCGGTCGACGAGAAGCTCGAGGTGTTCGGGAAGCTCGACAAGATCCTCGAGGACGACGAAGCGATCCTCGCCTCGAACACGTCGTCGATCCCGATCATGAAGATCGCGATGGCCACGCAGCGCCCGGAGAGCGTGCTCGGGCTCCACTTCTTCAACCCGGTACCCGTGCAGCATCTGGTCGAGCTGATCCCGTCGATCGTCACGAGCGAGGCTGCTGCCGATCAAGTGGAGGAGTTCGTTACTACGAAGCTGGACAAGCGCGTCATCCGGTCGCGCGACCGTGCCGGCTTCATCGTGAACTTCCTGTTCGTGCCGTATGTGCTCTCGGCGATCCGGATGCTCGATTCAGGCTTCGCGTCTGCCGACGACATCGATGCCGGCATGGTGGAGGGTTGCTCGCACCCGATGGGTCCCCTCGCGCTCGCCGACCTCATCGGCCTCGACACCATCAAGGCGGTTGCCGACTCCATGTACGAGGAGTTCAAGGAGCCGCTCTACTCGGCGCCGCCCCTTCTCCGCCGCATGGTGGAAGCCGGCTTGCTCGGCCGCAAGCGGGGGCGCGGCTTCTTCGACTACGCGAAGTAG
- a CDS encoding NifU family protein, with protein MEQRIRDAIELIRPALQSDGGDIEFQELDDDGVVHVSLVGACGTCPISMQTLKAGVERIIMDRAPGVTAVVDDSIEE; from the coding sequence CTGGAGCAGCGCATCCGCGATGCCATCGAGCTCATCCGCCCGGCGCTCCAGAGCGACGGCGGCGACATCGAGTTTCAGGAGCTCGACGACGACGGTGTGGTCCACGTCTCTCTGGTCGGCGCGTGCGGAACCTGCCCCATCTCGATGCAAACCCTGAAGGCCGGAGTGGAGCGCATCATCATGGACCGCGCGCCGGGCGTCACCGCGGTCGTCGACGACTCCATCGAAGAGTGA
- a CDS encoding ABC transporter ATP-binding protein translates to MTAVTNGSPLLELTNVSRVYGEQVKVYALRDVSLQIHAGDLLAIVGPSGSGKSTMLGLLGVLDRPTEGTVEISGVDTGTLDDAARSKLRGESVGFVFQQFHLIPHLSALGNVATALLFRGLSRAECRDRATRALEQVGLAPRADHRPLQLSGGEQQRVAIARAIVTEPIMVLADEPSGALDSQNAGIVMEIFASLESRERAVVLVTHDPRIAATTKRVVSMLDGEIVADERQVPVPFQGHV, encoded by the coding sequence ATGACCGCGGTGACCAACGGGTCGCCGCTCCTCGAGCTCACCAACGTCTCCCGCGTCTACGGCGAGCAGGTGAAGGTCTACGCGCTGCGCGACGTGTCGTTGCAGATCCACGCCGGCGATCTTCTCGCCATCGTCGGGCCGTCGGGTTCGGGCAAGTCGACGATGCTCGGGCTTCTCGGCGTGCTCGACCGACCGACCGAGGGAACGGTGGAGATCTCGGGAGTCGATACCGGGACGCTCGACGACGCGGCCCGGTCGAAGCTCCGCGGCGAGTCGGTCGGCTTCGTGTTCCAGCAGTTCCATCTGATCCCGCACTTGAGCGCGCTCGGCAACGTCGCGACCGCGCTGCTCTTCCGCGGCCTGAGCCGGGCCGAGTGCCGTGACCGTGCCACGCGTGCGCTCGAACAGGTGGGCCTCGCGCCTCGAGCCGACCATCGCCCGCTGCAACTCTCCGGCGGGGAACAGCAGCGCGTGGCGATCGCGCGCGCGATCGTCACCGAACCGATCATGGTGCTCGCCGACGAGCCCAGCGGCGCGCTCGATTCGCAGAACGCGGGGATCGTCATGGAGATCTTCGCGAGTCTCGAGTCTCGCGAACGGGCCGTCGTGCTCGTGACGCACGACCCCCGGATCGCCGCGACCACCAAGCGAGTGGTCTCGATGCTCGACGGGGAGATCGTCGCCGACGAACGCCAAGTGCCGGTTCCGTTCCAAGGACACGTGTGA
- a CDS encoding alpha/beta family hydrolase, whose translation MAEKQVTEYAWQGPKRGADRAVLLAHGAGSDMYGAALLVVADALADAGIPSLRFNYPYRSAGKNAPDRPKVLDAATREACTELARRSKLPPDRLVLGGRSMGGRYCSLVVGAEEDPVPALGLLLLGYPLHAAGKPDQQRAEHFPRLRVPVLFASGTRDALAGKAELTKAARGVEGKVTFHWIDTADHGYRPLKSSGRTAADVLEEVAAGATEWVRVLPR comes from the coding sequence ATGGCCGAGAAGCAGGTGACCGAGTACGCGTGGCAGGGGCCGAAGCGAGGGGCCGATCGCGCGGTGCTGCTCGCGCACGGAGCGGGTTCCGACATGTACGGAGCGGCGCTGCTCGTTGTGGCCGACGCGCTGGCCGATGCGGGCATCCCGTCGTTGCGCTTCAACTATCCGTACCGGAGCGCAGGGAAGAACGCACCCGACCGGCCGAAAGTGCTCGATGCGGCGACGCGCGAAGCGTGCACGGAGCTTGCGCGCCGTTCGAAGCTCCCGCCCGATCGGCTCGTGCTCGGTGGACGCTCGATGGGCGGCCGCTACTGCTCGCTCGTCGTGGGCGCGGAGGAGGATCCCGTCCCCGCGCTCGGACTGCTCCTGCTCGGGTATCCGTTGCACGCGGCCGGCAAACCCGACCAGCAGCGCGCCGAACACTTCCCGCGCTTGCGCGTGCCGGTGCTGTTCGCGAGCGGAACGCGCGACGCCCTTGCCGGTAAGGCCGAGCTCACGAAGGCGGCGCGCGGCGTCGAGGGGAAGGTCACGTTCCACTGGATCGACACCGCCGACCACGGCTACCGGCCGTTGAAGTCGAGCGGCCGGACCGCCGCCGACGTGCTCGAGGAGGTCGCGGCGGGTGCGACCGAGTGGGTTCGGGTACTGCCACGTTGA
- the murA gene encoding UDP-N-acetylglucosamine 1-carboxyvinyltransferase: MTDAFVVLAGERLSGRVRVSGATKNLGLKQMAAALLAPGVTTLRNMDRVTDLDVMIDVMRAVGAEVAWTGERELSIDTSGPLDPETPYELVTRLRASVNVLGPLLARCGEARVAMPGGDNIGSRPLDMHLRGLGAMGADLTVVHGFIEGRVNRLGGARIVLEFPSVGATENLLTAAVLAKGQTVIENAAREPEITELAAMLNRMGARVLGAGTSTIEVEGVESLEPVDAEIMGDRIETGTLLMACGIAGGEITIEGARIEHVELIAVKLGEMGLKVSPTPDGIWARADDRLRAVDVATLPFPGFATDFLPLVVALLAIAEGTAIVTENVFDNRLGFVPELNRMGADVRHEGRHAVVRGVPRLSGAPVRALDVRAGAALVIAGLAAEGETVVLDPHHVDRGYPDLAATLQVLGANVLRVRE; this comes from the coding sequence ATGACCGACGCGTTCGTCGTGCTCGCGGGCGAGCGGCTCTCCGGGCGCGTGCGCGTTTCGGGCGCCACCAAGAACCTCGGCCTGAAGCAGATGGCCGCCGCGCTCCTCGCACCCGGCGTGACGACGCTGCGCAACATGGACCGCGTCACCGACCTCGACGTGATGATCGACGTCATGCGCGCGGTCGGCGCCGAGGTCGCCTGGACCGGTGAGCGCGAGCTCAGTATCGACACGTCGGGCCCGCTCGATCCGGAGACGCCCTACGAGCTCGTCACCCGACTGCGCGCGTCGGTGAACGTGCTCGGTCCGCTGCTCGCGCGTTGCGGCGAGGCGCGCGTCGCGATGCCCGGGGGCGACAACATCGGGAGCCGTCCGCTCGACATGCACTTGCGTGGCCTCGGGGCGATGGGCGCCGACCTGACGGTCGTCCACGGCTTCATCGAAGGAAGGGTGAACCGCCTCGGAGGTGCGCGCATCGTGCTCGAGTTCCCGAGCGTCGGCGCCACCGAGAACCTGCTCACCGCCGCGGTGCTCGCGAAGGGGCAGACCGTGATCGAGAACGCGGCGCGCGAGCCCGAGATCACCGAGCTCGCGGCGATGTTGAACCGCATGGGCGCGCGCGTGCTCGGCGCGGGAACGTCGACCATCGAGGTCGAAGGTGTGGAGTCGCTCGAGCCAGTCGACGCCGAGATCATGGGCGACCGCATCGAGACCGGCACGCTTCTCATGGCGTGCGGAATTGCCGGCGGTGAGATCACGATCGAGGGCGCGCGTATCGAACACGTCGAGCTGATCGCGGTCAAGCTCGGCGAGATGGGACTCAAGGTGTCGCCCACGCCCGACGGGATCTGGGCCCGCGCCGACGATCGGCTGCGTGCCGTCGACGTCGCCACGCTCCCCTTCCCGGGCTTCGCGACCGACTTCCTCCCGCTCGTGGTCGCGCTCCTGGCGATCGCCGAGGGCACCGCCATCGTCACCGAGAACGTCTTCGACAACCGTCTCGGGTTCGTCCCGGAGCTCAACCGGATGGGTGCCGACGTCCGGCACGAGGGGCGCCATGCCGTCGTGCGGGGCGTGCCTCGGCTGTCGGGAGCCCCCGTGCGGGCTCTCGACGTGCGGGCGGGGGCGGCGCTGGTGATCGCGGGCCTCGCGGCCGAGGGGGAGACGGTCGTGCTCGACCCCCATCACGTCGACCGTGGCTACCCTGACCTCGCCGCGACCCTGCAAGTGCTGGGGGCCAACGTGCTCCGGGTGCGCGAATAG